From a region of the Rouxiella sp. S1S-2 genome:
- a CDS encoding YdgH/BhsA/McbA-like domain containing protein: MNNLTKTLAAIVLGSASFTALAATEVIAAPAGQQNMGVINVNGGDQLSALKNKMSNEADEKGASSYRVIFATGENHLYGRAELYR; encoded by the coding sequence ATGAATAATTTAACTAAAACGCTGGCAGCTATTGTTCTGGGAAGCGCTTCATTTACCGCTTTGGCCGCCACGGAGGTTATTGCGGCTCCCGCAGGACAGCAGAACATGGGCGTGATCAACGTTAACGGCGGCGACCAGCTCAGCGCGCTTAAAAATAAAATGTCTAATGAAGCCGATGAAAAAGGGGCCTCTTCATACCGCGTAATCTTCGCCACCGGTGAAAATCATCTCTATGGTCGCGCTGAACTGTACCGCTAA
- a CDS encoding TetR/AcrR family transcriptional regulator: MSTEQTALVRKSRGRPKQFDRGTALSKALNLFWRHGYEATSLADLVEATGAKAPTLYAEFGNKEGMFRAAVEHYLATFYEKSLCLLGKDDLSVEQAVEQYLRTTAEMFTDCDTPSGCFIINAASGMSAASQEISEMLRSRHLSQERTLFEFFEKKKLSGEFPNDTDSSLLAKYVATTVQGMSVQARDGASNEQLGSIIDMLMYVWPQLRTVPMKSAVAH, translated from the coding sequence ATGAGCACTGAACAGACGGCATTAGTCCGGAAAAGTCGCGGTCGCCCGAAACAGTTCGACCGCGGAACTGCCTTAAGTAAGGCGCTAAATCTGTTCTGGCGTCACGGCTACGAAGCCACATCTCTGGCTGACTTAGTTGAAGCAACCGGTGCCAAAGCGCCTACTCTTTATGCCGAATTTGGTAATAAGGAAGGGATGTTTCGCGCCGCCGTTGAGCATTATCTAGCAACCTTTTACGAAAAGAGTTTGTGCTTGCTTGGCAAAGATGACTTGTCAGTAGAACAGGCCGTTGAACAGTACCTGCGCACTACGGCAGAGATGTTTACCGACTGCGACACGCCGAGTGGCTGTTTTATCATCAACGCTGCCTCGGGAATGTCAGCTGCTTCTCAGGAGATTTCCGAGATGCTGCGCTCGCGCCACCTTTCACAGGAGCGCACGCTGTTTGAATTTTTCGAGAAGAAAAAGCTCAGTGGCGAGTTCCCCAACGATACCGACAGTTCGCTATTAGCGAAGTACGTCGCCACTACCGTGCAGGGAATGTCGGTGCAGGCGCGTGATGGTGCGAGCAATGAACAGCTGGGTTCGATTATTGATATGCTGATGTACGTATGGCCGCAGCTGCGAACTGTACCGATGAAAAGCGCCGTGGCTCATTAA
- a CDS encoding DUF1471 domain-containing protein, with protein sequence MKNLTKAFAVIALTTASFATFAATEVQMAPAGAQSIGVVSASTNGNDLSGLQGKLAAKAAQEGASSYRIVSAGGENHLYGTAEIYK encoded by the coding sequence ATGAAAAACCTGACTAAAGCCTTCGCCGTCATCGCACTGACCACCGCTTCATTCGCCACTTTCGCCGCCACTGAAGTCCAGATGGCACCAGCGGGTGCTCAAAGCATTGGCGTAGTGAGTGCCTCAACCAACGGTAACGACCTCAGTGGTCTGCAAGGAAAACTGGCCGCCAAAGCCGCTCAGGAAGGTGCAAGCTCATACCGCATCGTTTCCGCCGGCGGTGAAAATCATCTGTACGGTACCGCTGAAATTTATAAATAA
- a CDS encoding DUF1471 domain-containing protein, whose amino-acid sequence MKNLTKAFAVIALTTASFATFAATEVQMAPNDAQSIGTVSATTNGNDLSTLQGKLAAKAAQEGASSYRIVSAGGDNHLFGTAEIYK is encoded by the coding sequence ATGAAAAACCTGACTAAAGCATTTGCCGTTATCGCACTGACTACCGCTTCATTCGCAACGTTTGCTGCAACTGAAGTTCAAATGGCCCCAAATGATGCGCAAAGTATCGGTACAGTAAGTGCAACAACTAACGGTAATGACCTGAGTACTCTGCAGGGTAAACTGGCTGCTAAAGCCGCTCAGGAAGGTGCAAGCTCATACCGCATCGTTTCCGCTGGTGGTGATAACCATCTGTTTGGTACCGCTGAGATTTATAAATAA
- a CDS encoding DHCW motif cupin fold protein produces MKLSSIPFCTTDWNQIVPTEHPGEIGVALWRTQHFGDASQPVRVRIVEYSPGYVADHWCKKGHVLFCLEGELHTLLEDGRKFVLTPGTSYQVADNAEAHQSSTSVGAKLFIVD; encoded by the coding sequence ATGAAATTATCATCTATTCCTTTTTGTACCACCGACTGGAACCAGATTGTCCCCACTGAACATCCGGGTGAAATTGGTGTGGCACTTTGGCGCACGCAGCACTTTGGGGATGCGTCGCAGCCCGTTCGCGTGAGAATAGTTGAGTATTCGCCGGGCTATGTGGCTGACCACTGGTGTAAAAAAGGGCATGTCCTGTTTTGCCTTGAAGGGGAGCTGCATACCCTTTTGGAAGATGGCAGAAAGTTTGTCCTCACGCCGGGCACGAGTTATCAGGTTGCGGACAATGCCGAAGCGCATCAGTCATCAACGTCGGTCGGCGCGAAGCTTTTTATTGTCGATTAA
- the ddlA gene encoding D-alanine--D-alanine ligase, with translation MSKLRVGIIFGGKSSEHEVSLQSARNIVDAMDKQRFDVTLLGIDKQGEWHINDVSNYLINAEDPSLIALNRSNQQVALVPGLEKNQLIDTQNAHAMSQLDVIFPIVHGTLGEDGSLQGLLRMANIPYVGSGVLGSAVCMDKDVTKRLLRDAGLNVAPFVTLTRRTRNQYPFDQVVKNLGLPLFIKPANQGSSVGVSKVKDLASFEQALDSAFSFDHKVLVESAIKGREIECAVLGNDNPKASTCGEVILHDEFYSYDTKYINEQGASVAVPADLSAEVNDRIRGIAIQAFQALECRGMARVDVFLTEEGEVVINEINTLPGFTNISMYPKLWAASGVDYTTLITLLIELAIEQHQMDSQLKSSH, from the coding sequence GTGAGTAAACTACGCGTGGGTATTATTTTTGGCGGCAAGTCATCAGAGCATGAAGTGTCTTTGCAGTCTGCCCGCAATATCGTTGATGCGATGGACAAGCAGCGTTTTGATGTCACCTTGTTAGGGATCGACAAACAGGGTGAGTGGCACATCAACGACGTCAGCAATTATCTGATTAATGCAGAAGATCCGTCACTGATTGCCTTGAATCGCTCCAATCAACAGGTCGCGCTGGTGCCCGGACTGGAAAAAAACCAGCTGATCGATACGCAAAATGCTCACGCGATGTCACAGCTTGACGTTATTTTTCCGATTGTGCACGGCACGCTTGGAGAAGACGGTTCACTGCAGGGGCTGCTGCGGATGGCCAATATTCCGTACGTCGGATCAGGCGTGCTGGGTTCGGCAGTTTGCATGGACAAAGACGTCACAAAGCGTCTGCTGCGTGATGCTGGGCTGAATGTAGCGCCTTTCGTGACATTAACTCGCCGCACCCGTAACCAGTATCCCTTTGATCAAGTGGTAAAAAATCTTGGACTGCCGCTGTTTATTAAGCCTGCCAATCAAGGCTCGTCGGTAGGCGTCAGTAAAGTGAAAGACTTGGCTTCTTTTGAGCAGGCGTTGGACAGCGCGTTCAGCTTTGACCATAAAGTGTTAGTAGAGTCGGCCATTAAAGGTCGTGAAATTGAGTGTGCAGTATTAGGAAACGATAATCCTAAAGCCAGCACCTGCGGCGAGGTTATCCTGCACGATGAATTTTACTCTTACGACACCAAATACATTAATGAGCAGGGCGCTTCTGTGGCAGTACCGGCTGATCTCTCTGCTGAAGTTAACGATAGGATACGTGGCATTGCCATCCAGGCGTTTCAGGCTCTGGAGTGTCGCGGAATGGCGCGGGTAGACGTGTTTTTGACCGAAGAGGGGGAGGTGGTGATCAACGAGATTAATACCTTGCCTGGCTTTACTAATATCAGCATGTATCCCAAGCTTTGGGCGGCAAGCGGCGTTGATTATACTACGCTTATCACTCTGCTGATTGAGTTGGCGATTGAGCAACATCAAATGGATAGCCAACTTAAAAGCTCACACTAA
- a CDS encoding DUF1471 domain-containing protein: MKNLTMLCAALTLAAASFSTLAATEVTQMPSNAQKIGVVSATSSNDLSSLERNLNAKAEEAGASSFRIISASGDNQLYGTAELYK; this comes from the coding sequence ATGAAAAATCTAACAATGCTGTGTGCTGCACTGACTCTTGCTGCGGCGTCTTTCTCAACTCTGGCAGCCACCGAAGTCACACAGATGCCGTCTAATGCGCAAAAAATTGGCGTAGTCTCAGCGACTTCCAGCAATGACCTCTCAAGCCTGGAACGCAACCTGAATGCGAAAGCCGAGGAAGCAGGGGCAAGTTCATTCCGCATCATTTCTGCTTCTGGTGACAATCAACTGTACGGCACGGCTGAGCTTTACAAATAA
- a CDS encoding oxygenase MpaB family protein has product MPVGEGLRKKIERQVLSISGLALGGIDFDQPRGDFGLFGPDTVVWRVHGDFSSMLCGGVSALLLQMLHPLALAGVWDHSNFRSDMLGRLRRTSQFVSGTTFAPLADAQNLIARVKSIHLQVTGVDTHGQPYAASDPDLLVWVHVAESYSFLQSYLRYRNPDLSLADQSQYYREVARVVEGLGGINVPRSVQEIDDYLQRMRPQLRCDDRTREVVRLLKRAPAPSKIAVPVGKLMVWSGIELLPEWAKEELGIVLPPLTRRGIDFSMRRVATLLRWAVRNGSWHRAMRRVGRLP; this is encoded by the coding sequence ATGCCCGTTGGTGAAGGTTTACGTAAAAAGATAGAGCGCCAGGTGTTAAGCATTTCTGGCCTGGCGCTGGGAGGCATTGACTTTGATCAGCCGCGAGGTGATTTTGGGCTGTTTGGCCCTGACACCGTAGTGTGGCGCGTTCACGGCGATTTCTCGAGCATGCTGTGCGGTGGCGTCAGTGCGCTGCTGTTGCAAATGCTGCATCCTCTTGCTTTGGCGGGAGTATGGGACCATTCAAATTTTCGCAGCGACATGCTGGGACGCTTACGCCGAACCAGCCAATTTGTCTCTGGCACCACCTTTGCACCGCTTGCGGATGCGCAAAATCTGATAGCCCGCGTTAAGTCCATTCATTTACAGGTTACCGGTGTTGATACACACGGCCAACCTTATGCTGCGAGCGATCCTGACCTGCTGGTTTGGGTGCACGTTGCCGAGTCCTACAGCTTCTTGCAGTCCTACCTCCGTTATCGTAATCCCGATTTAAGCCTTGCCGACCAAAGTCAATATTATCGTGAAGTTGCGCGCGTTGTTGAAGGATTGGGCGGTATAAACGTTCCGCGCAGCGTGCAGGAAATCGATGATTATTTACAACGTATGCGCCCGCAGTTGCGCTGCGACGACAGAACGCGTGAGGTGGTGAGATTGCTCAAGCGCGCACCTGCTCCCAGCAAAATCGCCGTACCGGTCGGTAAACTGATGGTTTGGTCGGGGATTGAACTGTTGCCTGAGTGGGCAAAAGAGGAGCTGGGAATAGTGCTGCCCCCCTTAACCCGCCGCGGCATCGATTTCTCAATGCGCCGTGTGGCAACACTCTTACGTTGGGCTGTGAGAAACGGCTCCTGGCATAGAGCCATGCGGCGCGTAGGGCGGTTGCCTTAG
- a CDS encoding YdgH/BhsA/McbA-like domain containing protein, whose translation MKNLTKAFAVIALTTASFATFAATEVSSAPTGEQSIGMVSASTNGNDLTSLQGKLAAKATQEGATSYRIISAGGEDHLYGTAEIYK comes from the coding sequence ATGAAAAACCTGACTAAAGCATTTGCCGTTATCGCACTCACTACCGCTTCATTCGCAACGTTTGCTGCAACTGAAGTAAGCTCTGCGCCCACTGGCGAACAAAGCATCGGTATGGTTAGCGCTTCTACTAACGGTAACGATCTTACCAGCCTGCAGGGTAAACTGGCTGCTAAAGCCACTCAGGAAGGTGCAACGTCTTATCGTATCATCTCCGCCGGTGGTGAAGACCATTTATACGGTACTGCAGAGATCTACAAATAA
- a CDS encoding YdgH/BhsA/McbA-like domain containing protein, with product MKNLTKAFAVIALTTASFATFAATEVQMAPAGSQSIGMVSAATNGNDLSGLQGKLAAKAAQEGASSYRIISAGGENHLYGTAEIYK from the coding sequence ATGAAAAATCTGACTAAAGCATTTGCCGTGATTGCACTGACTACCGCTTCTTTTGCTACTTTCGCCGCCACTGAAGTTCAGATGGCACCGGCCGGCTCACAAAGCATCGGTATGGTAAGTGCAGCGACCAACGGTAACGACCTTAGCGGCCTCCAGGGCAAACTGGCTGCCAAAGCCGCTCAGGAAGGTGCAAGTTCATACCGCATCATTTCCGCAGGTGGTGAAAATCATCTGTACGGTACCGCTGAAATTTATAAATAA
- a CDS encoding DUF1471 domain-containing protein yields the protein MKNLTKAFAVIALTTASFATFAATEVQMAPAGSQSIGVVSASTNGNDLSGLQGKLAAKAAQEGASSYRIVSAGGENHLYGTAEIYK from the coding sequence ATGAAAAACCTGACTAAAGCATTTGCCGTGATTGCACTGACTACCGCTTCATTCGCCACTTTCGCCGCCACTGAAGTCCAGATGGCACCGGCCGGTTCACAAAGCATCGGTGTGGTAAGCGCCTCTACCAACGGTAACGACCTTAGTGGTCTGCAAGGCAAACTGGCCGCCAAAGCCGCTCAGGAAGGTGCAAGTTCATACCGCATCGTTTCCGCCGGGGGTGAAAATCACCTGTACGGTACCGCTGAAATCTACAAATAA
- the abgT gene encoding p-aminobenzoyl-glutamate transporter — MSIEAQNQPHSPGGFFRWVERVGNKIPNPFLLFIYLIVVLMLTSALISWLNITAVNPTNGEIIRVKNLLSVEGLQWILPNVIKNFSGFTPLGSILALVLGAGLAERVGLLQSLMYKMAASVNAKYASYLVIFIAFFSHISSDAALVVMPPLGALIFLAVGRHPVAGLLAAIAGVGCGFTANLLIVTTDVLLSGLSSEAAKVINPAVQVSVVDNWYFMAASVIVLTLVGGILTDKFVEPRLPVYEGGSDERMKKLAPEQNRGLAASGIAALVFIALVALLVVPDSAPLRDPHTHGIVPSPFIQGIVPLIILFFFVVSIPYGLVTKQIRTQSDIPNLLVDPMKGMAGFIVMVFPLSQFVAFFNWSNMGKFMAIGLTDILEKLGMTGIPAFVGLIFLSALLCMFIASGSAIWSILAPIFIPMFMLLGFHPAFAQIVFRIADSSVLPLAPMSPFLPLFLGFLQRYDKNAKLGTYYSLVLPYPVVFFIVWLVMLVVWYLLGLPIGPGVYPRMPS, encoded by the coding sequence ATGAGTATTGAAGCACAGAACCAACCACACAGCCCCGGTGGGTTTTTCCGCTGGGTCGAGCGCGTAGGCAATAAAATCCCCAATCCATTTTTACTGTTTATCTATCTGATCGTCGTTTTAATGTTAACCAGCGCGCTGATTTCGTGGCTTAACATAACAGCGGTGAATCCTACCAACGGCGAAATCATTCGAGTCAAAAACTTGCTCAGCGTTGAAGGGCTGCAGTGGATTTTGCCCAACGTGATTAAAAACTTCAGCGGTTTTACGCCACTGGGATCTATTTTGGCGCTGGTGCTCGGCGCGGGGCTTGCCGAACGCGTCGGGCTGCTGCAAAGCCTGATGTATAAAATGGCCGCCAGCGTGAATGCAAAATACGCTAGCTATCTGGTGATATTTATCGCCTTTTTTAGCCATATTTCTTCGGATGCTGCGCTGGTGGTGATGCCACCGCTTGGGGCGCTTATCTTCCTCGCCGTCGGACGCCATCCCGTGGCCGGGCTTTTAGCCGCAATAGCAGGTGTCGGCTGCGGCTTTACTGCCAACCTCCTCATTGTGACAACCGACGTGCTGCTGTCTGGCCTCAGCTCTGAAGCGGCCAAGGTGATTAACCCGGCGGTACAGGTTAGCGTGGTGGATAACTGGTACTTTATGGCCGCGTCGGTGATTGTACTTACGCTGGTCGGCGGCATTCTCACCGATAAATTTGTTGAACCGCGTTTGCCCGTCTATGAGGGCGGCAGCGACGAGCGGATGAAAAAACTGGCCCCCGAGCAGAATCGCGGCCTGGCTGCCAGCGGGATTGCCGCCCTGGTGTTTATTGCGCTGGTGGCTCTGTTGGTAGTGCCCGATTCGGCACCGCTGCGCGACCCGCACACTCACGGTATCGTCCCGTCGCCATTTATTCAGGGCATCGTTCCGCTAATTATTTTGTTCTTTTTTGTGGTGTCTATCCCCTACGGACTGGTCACCAAACAAATCCGCACCCAGAGTGATATTCCGAATTTGCTGGTCGATCCGATGAAGGGTATGGCTGGCTTTATCGTGATGGTTTTCCCGCTTTCCCAGTTTGTAGCCTTCTTTAACTGGAGCAATATGGGGAAATTTATGGCCATCGGCCTGACCGATATTCTTGAAAAACTAGGGATGACGGGCATTCCGGCCTTCGTGGGGCTGATTTTTTTGTCAGCGTTGCTGTGCATGTTTATCGCCAGCGGCTCGGCGATTTGGTCAATTCTGGCGCCGATTTTCATCCCTATGTTTATGCTGCTCGGCTTTCATCCGGCCTTTGCGCAAATCGTTTTCCGCATCGCCGACTCGTCGGTTCTGCCGCTGGCACCCATGTCGCCTTTCCTGCCGCTGTTCCTCGGATTTTTACAGCGCTATGACAAAAATGCCAAGCTCGGAACCTACTACTCGCTGGTATTGCCCTATCCGGTGGTCTTTTTCATCGTCTGGCTGGTGATGTTAGTGGTCTGGTATTTACTGGGGCTGCCGATTGGCCCTGGCGTTTACCCGCGTATGCCGTCTTAA
- a CDS encoding MFS transporter — MNTLLVALLSALRDHRWLRLLGCAFILSSVGNGLTQVVVYSQLLRWHVSPALTLIFKRGLKANELPAATALETLIFAAQVLLGVGLGVMIINRFSLITLLVMDAFSFIFSAILLMFTARHFIKRYVNESRQPAFAVALKWRECSPLQRRSMLLLPLLAAVGTPVMALMPALAQQIRPDETTGLALPLLLARSLGQVCGPLLLNSQKLRQHAQSNLRLVGYLSTFLAGYFLLPALATWNLAAGTAEIIGPINALYVVSLPGILGVVIVLKRSGR, encoded by the coding sequence ATGAATACACTACTCGTCGCGCTGTTAAGCGCGCTGCGCGATCATCGTTGGCTGCGCCTGCTCGGTTGTGCCTTTATTCTGTCTTCTGTGGGTAACGGACTGACTCAGGTCGTCGTTTATAGTCAACTTCTTCGCTGGCACGTATCGCCCGCATTAACGCTGATTTTCAAAAGGGGGCTAAAAGCCAATGAGCTTCCTGCGGCGACCGCACTTGAAACCCTGATATTTGCTGCTCAAGTTTTGTTAGGGGTAGGGCTCGGTGTGATGATCATTAACCGTTTTTCGCTGATAACCCTGCTAGTGATGGATGCTTTCAGTTTTATCTTTTCAGCGATTTTACTGATGTTTACTGCCCGTCATTTTATTAAGCGTTATGTTAATGAAAGTCGGCAACCTGCTTTCGCCGTCGCGTTAAAATGGCGTGAATGTTCCCCCTTGCAGCGTCGAAGCATGCTGTTGCTGCCATTATTGGCGGCGGTAGGGACGCCGGTGATGGCGCTCATGCCCGCGCTTGCTCAACAGATCAGGCCCGATGAAACTACCGGACTTGCACTGCCATTGCTGTTGGCACGAAGTTTGGGGCAAGTCTGTGGACCATTATTGCTTAATAGCCAAAAGCTGCGCCAACATGCTCAAAGCAATCTTCGTCTGGTGGGATACCTGTCGACATTTCTAGCGGGTTATTTTTTATTACCTGCCCTAGCGACCTGGAATCTTGCCGCAGGTACTGCAGAAATTATCGGGCCAATTAACGCACTGTATGTCGTTTCACTGCCCGGCATACTTGGTGTTGTAATAGTTTTAAAACGCAGCGGAAGATAA
- a CDS encoding NAD-dependent succinate-semialdehyde dehydrogenase has product MPYQTINPFNNQLIKEYQTHNDKQVEQALETAHQLYKSDWAQGDIKQRLKVLHKLSDLMSSRIDELAKIVSVEMGKLIEQSRAEVQICADIAKYYADNAEDFLKPVPYKSSLGEAWVEHSPIGVIMAVEPWNFPFYQLMRVLAPNLASGNSVLVKHASIVPHCAETFEKLVNEAGAPKGAYTNLFISQDQVSNIIDDDRVQGVALTGSEKAGAVVASRAAGKLKKSTLELGGNDIFAVLEDADIDHAAKVGAQARIANAGQVCTAAKRFIIHEKVADEFLKKFTQHFKDLKIGDPLDAKTTLGPLSSADALKTLTKQVKEAVKHGAKVHVGGEAVSDNPGNFYQATILTGITRDNPAYFEEFFGPVAQVYVVKNDEELVKLANDSNYGLGGALFTRDLNRARKLATKIETGMVYVNSLTDTAPELPFGGVKRSGFGRELSDLGIKEFVNQKLVVLAGKH; this is encoded by the coding sequence ATGCCTTATCAAACCATCAATCCGTTCAATAACCAGCTGATCAAAGAATATCAAACGCATAATGATAAGCAGGTTGAACAGGCTTTGGAAACGGCACATCAGCTGTATAAATCCGACTGGGCGCAGGGTGATATTAAGCAGCGTCTCAAGGTGCTGCATAAACTCTCAGACCTGATGTCGTCACGCATTGACGAGTTGGCAAAGATTGTCAGCGTCGAAATGGGTAAACTGATTGAACAAAGCCGCGCAGAAGTACAAATTTGCGCCGATATTGCGAAATATTATGCTGATAATGCTGAAGATTTTCTAAAACCGGTTCCTTATAAATCAAGCCTAGGTGAAGCGTGGGTCGAGCATAGCCCGATCGGCGTAATTATGGCCGTAGAGCCGTGGAACTTCCCGTTCTATCAGTTGATGCGCGTATTGGCCCCCAACCTTGCCTCCGGTAACAGCGTGCTGGTCAAACATGCCAGCATCGTGCCGCACTGTGCAGAAACCTTTGAGAAACTAGTGAATGAAGCAGGTGCACCAAAAGGTGCCTACACCAATCTGTTTATTTCCCAAGACCAAGTATCCAACATTATTGATGACGATCGCGTGCAGGGCGTGGCGCTGACTGGTTCGGAAAAAGCCGGGGCCGTTGTGGCTTCGAGAGCCGCAGGAAAACTGAAAAAATCCACTCTTGAACTCGGTGGTAATGATATTTTTGCAGTCCTTGAAGATGCTGATATCGACCACGCTGCCAAGGTGGGTGCACAGGCGCGAATCGCCAACGCCGGTCAGGTGTGTACCGCCGCAAAACGTTTTATCATTCATGAAAAAGTCGCTGACGAGTTTCTGAAAAAATTCACTCAGCACTTTAAGGATTTAAAAATTGGCGATCCGCTGGACGCTAAAACCACCCTTGGGCCGCTCTCCTCAGCCGATGCTCTGAAAACCTTGACCAAACAGGTTAAAGAGGCGGTTAAACACGGGGCTAAGGTGCACGTCGGCGGTGAAGCTGTCAGCGATAATCCGGGTAACTTCTACCAGGCGACGATTTTGACCGGCATCACCCGTGATAATCCGGCCTATTTTGAAGAGTTCTTTGGTCCGGTGGCGCAGGTTTACGTGGTTAAAAATGATGAGGAATTGGTGAAGCTTGCCAATGATTCGAATTATGGACTTGGCGGTGCCTTGTTCACCCGTGACCTGAATCGCGCACGCAAACTGGCAACGAAAATTGAGACGGGAATGGTGTACGTCAATTCATTGACCGATACCGCACCGGAACTGCCGTTTGGTGGTGTGAAACGTTCAGGCTTTGGCCGCGAACTTTCCGATTTAGGTATCAAAGAGTTTGTGAATCAGAAATTGGTCGTACTGGCCGGTAAACACTGA
- the phnE gene encoding phosphonate ABC transporter, permease protein PhnE, whose product MLTDSLSAAGVASIKQQHPHLFAAQRRYLRLLALSAVVVVIYYLLFFRFYGISFQQLTHGCAEIGKYFIRMFVWQNFSQWPLMYYFTQIAITLAIVFAGTVTASLLALPLSFLAARNVMSTPVLRPISLIIRRIMDVLRGLDMAIWGLIFVRAVGMGPLAGVLAIIMQDLGLLGKLFAEGHEAVERSPSRGLRALGANPLQTHRFGIFTQSFPTFLALSLYQIESNTRSAAVLGFVGAGGVGLVYAENMRLWNWDVVMFITLILVVIVMTMDKISSMLRAKYIIGNDIDLFKPEDAKRTRMAIFRSE is encoded by the coding sequence ATGCTGACAGATTCTCTCTCTGCCGCTGGCGTCGCCAGCATCAAGCAGCAACACCCCCACCTTTTTGCCGCCCAGCGTCGCTACCTGCGTTTATTAGCCCTGTCTGCAGTGGTGGTGGTGATTTATTACCTGCTTTTTTTCCGTTTTTACGGCATCTCTTTTCAACAACTGACGCACGGCTGCGCCGAAATTGGTAAGTATTTCATCCGCATGTTTGTCTGGCAGAATTTCTCGCAGTGGCCGTTAATGTACTATTTTACGCAGATAGCCATTACTTTAGCTATCGTGTTTGCCGGTACGGTAACGGCTTCACTGCTGGCGCTGCCGCTGTCATTTTTGGCGGCGCGTAACGTGATGTCAACGCCTGTGCTGAGACCGATTTCACTGATTATTCGCCGTATCATGGACGTGCTGCGCGGCCTGGACATGGCTATCTGGGGATTGATTTTTGTACGCGCCGTTGGCATGGGGCCTTTGGCGGGAGTGCTGGCGATTATCATGCAAGACCTGGGACTGCTGGGTAAACTCTTTGCTGAAGGGCACGAAGCGGTAGAGCGTTCCCCAAGCCGTGGGCTGCGGGCTTTGGGGGCCAATCCGCTGCAAACTCACCGATTTGGCATTTTCACTCAGTCGTTTCCAACATTTTTGGCGCTGTCGCTGTATCAGATTGAGTCAAACACGCGTTCGGCAGCTGTATTAGGCTTTGTTGGTGCGGGCGGGGTCGGACTGGTTTATGCCGAGAACATGAGGCTGTGGAATTGGGATGTGGTGATGTTTATCACCCTAATTCTGGTCGTGATTGTCATGACCATGGATAAGATTTCGTCCATGCTGCGTGCAAAATATATTATCGGCAACGACATTGATTTGTTTAAGCCAGAAGACGCAAAACGTACTAGAATGGCGATTTTCCGCTCAGAATAA
- a CDS encoding DUF1471 domain-containing protein, with protein sequence MKNLTKAFAVIALTTASFATFAATEVQMAPAGAQSIGVVSASTNGNDLSGLQGKLAAKAAQEGASSYRIVSAGGENHLYGTAEIYK encoded by the coding sequence ATGAAAAACCTGACTAAAGCCTTCGCCGTCATCGCACTGACCACCGCTTCATTCGCCACTTTCGCCGCCACTGAAGTCCAGATGGCGCCAGCAGGTGCTCAAAGCATTGGCGTAGTGAGTGCCTCAACCAACGGTAACGACCTCAGTGGTCTGCAAGGAAAACTGGCCGCCAAAGCCGCTCAGGAAGGTGCAAGCTCATACCGCATCGTTTCCGCCGGCGGTGAAAATCATCTGTACGGTACCGCTGAAATCTACAAATAA